A section of the Oryza sativa Japonica Group chromosome 1, ASM3414082v1 genome encodes:
- the LOC4323906 gene encoding probable hexosyltransferase MUCI70, which produces MSGVASLGLRSSGSYGSLQQSNGQSPAPAPSPPLAARKAGKMSFGGAGAGGRGLLFARICKLTSRRRRMLLLLLVAAAVLFCFLFSSLVSKDEDAPPGIETMLGISDQVRSFVNPVWTSSGRPITQGDSLNGNGLNTASQTEKQSDSDSSHKKLQGLSWSFPPSIVLEHHPCENFSFFPPPIDRKRTGPRPCPVCYVPVEQALALMPGAPSASPVLRSLNYLSGDNLISKESNHGSLFGGYPSLEERDKSYDIKDSMTVHCGFARGKIPGVNTGFDIDRADLSEMWQCQGIVVASAIFGNYDIMQQPKNISVFSKDTVCFFMFLDEETEAAIKNTTTIDNSKRIGLWRVVVVRNLPYSDARRNGKVPKLLLHRLFPNVRYSIWIDGKLKLVRDPYQLLERFLWRKNVSFAISRHYRRFDVFEEAEANKVGGKYDNASIDYQIEFYKREGLTHYSSAKLPITSDVPEGCVIIREHIPITNLFTCLWFNEVDRFTSRDQLSFSTVRDKIRKRVNWTADMFLDCERRDFVVQAYHRELWEQILRSPPPPQPRLVRQQPRKMLPDNTAKEPGKASGSKRVSAKRTRDKKSGSKRAHRSKVTGGKEFIQL; this is translated from the exons atgagcGGCGTCGCGTCGCTGGGGCTCAGGTCGTCCGGGAGCTATGGATCCTTGCAGCAGTCCAACGGccagtcgccggcgccggcgccgtctccgccgctcgccgcgagGAAGGCCGGGAAGATGTCCTTCGGAGGGGCGGGCGCTGGAGGCCGAGGCCTCCTCTTCGCCCGGATCTGCAAGctcaccagccgccgccggcggatgctcctcctcctcctcgtcgccgctgccgtgcTCTTCTGCTTCCTCTTCTCATCACTCGTCAGTAAAG ATGAAGATGCACCACCTGGTATTGAAACCATGCTTGGAATTTCTGATCAAGTCCGGAGCTTTGTGAATCCTGTTTGGACATCTTCGGGTAGACCAATAACCCAGGGAGATTCTTTGAATGGGAATGGTTTGAATACAGCATCACAGACAGAAAAACAGTCTGACTCTGACAGTAGTCATAAAAAACTTCAGGGTCTCTCATGGAGCTTCCCGCCATCTATTGTACTGGAGCACCACCCTTGTGAAAATTTCTCATTTTTTCCTCCACCTATTGACAGGAAACGCACTGGACCACGGC CATGTCCTGTTTGTTATGTGCCTGTTGAGCAGGCCCTGGCATTGATGCCAGGTGCACCATCAGCATCACCAGTCCTTCGAAGCTTAAATTATTTGTCTGGTGATAATTTGATTTCAAAAGAGTCAAACCACGGTTCTTTGTTTGGAGGTTATCCATCATTGGAAGAGCGAGACAAGTCTTATGACATAAAAGACTCAATGACGGTTCATTGTGG ATTTGCGAGAGGGAAGATACCCGGTGTCAATACTGGGTTCGATATAGATAGAGCTGATCTTTCTGAGATGTGGCAGTGCCAGGGGATAGTTGTTGCTTCTGCtatttttg GAAATTATGATATAATGCAACAACCAAAAAACATCAGTGTTTTTTCAAAGGATACAGTTTGCTTCTTCATGTTTCTGGATGAAGAAACAGAAGCAGCAATAAAGAACACTACAACAATTGATAATTCTAAAAGAATTGGGCTATGGCGGGTGGTTGTTGTCCGCAATCTTCCATATTCAGATGCAAGGCGCAATGGAAAG GTTCCAAAATTACTACTTCATCGTCTATTTCCTAATGTGCGGTATTCAATTTGGATTGATGGGAAACTTAAACTAGTGAGGGATCCTTATCAGCTATTAGAGAG ATTCTTGTGGAGAAAGAATGTTAGCTTCGCTATTTCCAGGCATTACAGACGCTTTGATGTCTTTGAGGAAGCAGAGGCCAACAAGGTTGGTGGAAAGTATGACAATGCTTCAATCGATTACCAAATAGAATTCTACAAGAGAGAGGGTTTAACCCATTATTCTTCAGCTAAGCTTCCTATCACGAGTG ACGTCCCTGAGGGCTGTGTAATTATACGGGAGCACATCCCTATCACCAACCTCTTCACGTGCCTTTGGTTTAATGAAGTTGATCGCTTCACCTCCAGAGATCAGCTGAGCTTTAGCACAGTGAGAGATAAAATAAGGAAACGAGTTAACTGGACTGCAGATATGTTCCTGGATTGCGAAAGGCGTGACTTCGTTGTCCAG GCATATCACAGAGAACTATGGGAACAAATACTACGAAGTCCGCCTCCACCCCAGCCTCGTTTGGTGCGCCAGCAACCCAGAAAGATGCTTCCGGATAATACAGCAAAGGAACCTGGAAAAGCCTCCGGGTCCAAGAGGGTATCAGCGAAGCGGACACGGGATAAGAAATCAGGCTCGAAACGAGCTCATAGAAGTAAGGTCACTGGTGGGAAGGAATTCATCCAACTGTAA
- the LOC4323907 gene encoding uncharacterized protein encodes MGNSLALRCVCGGGAARRPLVIGPDGRPVCVEEAATGAAELMIEAPGHVVARAADAAKERRVRAMAADEPLRAGEVYLLVPASRAGARLGDREVEAIGRLIVSGGGRKKGRSKQPGGKRIFPEVVVDMSAAEEDEMGTQVQAQAQAHCRRSTQWRPALDTIYEA; translated from the coding sequence ATGGGCAACTCGCTGGCGTTGCGGTGCgtctgtggcggcggcgccgcgaggaGGCCTCTGGTGATCGGGCCGGATGGGCGTCCGGTGTGCGTGGAGGAGGCGGCCACCGGAGCGGCCGAGCTGATGATCGAGGCGCCCGGGCACGTGGTCGCGCGCGCCGCGGACGCGGCGAAGGAGCGGCGGGTGCGGGCGATGGCGGCCGACGAGCCGctccgcgccggcgaggtgTACCTCCTCGTCCCCGCGAGCCGGGCCGGCGCGAGGCTCGGTGACCGGGAGGTGGAGGCCATCGGCCGCCTCatcgtctccggcggcggccgcaagAAAGGGCGGAGCAAGCAGCCCGGCGGCAAGAGGATCTTCCCGGAGGTCGTAGTGGACATGAGCgccgcggaggaagacgagatGGGTACCCAGGTCCAGGcccaggcccaggcccattgTCGTCGGTCCACACAGTGGAGGCCCGCCCTTGATACCATCTATGAGGCGTGA